CGGCGGTCCGGGCGCTGAAGGCTTTGGCGGTTTTGCCGAGGCCTTCGGCGACATTTTTGGCGACGTGTTCGGCGGCCAGCGCGGCGGCGCCCAGGGCGGCGGCGGCCGGCAGGTCTATCGCGGCGGCGACCTGAGCTATGCGATGGAAGTCACGCTCGAAGAAGCGGCAGCCGGCAAGGAAGCGCAAATCCGCATCCCGAGCTGGGACGACTGCACGACCTGCCACGGCAGCGGCGCCAAGCCCGGCACCAAGGTCGCCACCTGCACCACCTGCCACGGCCACGGCGTGGTGCAGATGCGCCAGGGATTTTTCAGCGTGCAGCAGACCTGCCCGCAGTGCAAGGGCAGCGGCAAGCTGATTCCATCGCCCTGCGTGGCCTGCCACGGCGTGGGCAAGACCAAGAACAACAAGACGCTGGAAGTGAAGATTCCGGCCGGCATCGACGACGGCATGCGCATCCGCTCGACCGGCAACGGCGAGCCCGGCACCAACGGCGGGCCGCCCGGCGACCTGTACATTGAAATCCGGCTGAAAAAGCACGACATCTTCGAGCGCGATGGCGACGACCTGCACTGCTCGATGCCCATCAGCTTCACCACGGCGGCGCTGGGCGGCGAAATCGAGGTGCCGACGCTGGCGGGCAAGGCGGCGATTGACATTCCCGAAGGCACCCAGGCCGGCAAGCAGTTCCGCCTGCGCGGCAAGGGCATCAAGGGCGTGCGTTCGAGCTATCCGGGCGATTTGTACTGCCACATCACGGTGGAAACGCCGGTCAAGCTGACCGAACACCAGCGCAAGCTGCTCAAGGAACTCGACGAGTCGATCAAGAAAGGCGGCGCCAAGCATTCGCCCAGCGAAGAAGGCTGGACCGACAAGCTGAAGAATTTCTTCGGCGCCTGACCTGTTGCTGCCTTGATGAAATGCCGGATTCAGTCCGGCATTTTTCATGGCGCGTCCGTTTCAGGCCAGAGTTCACGATGAAATTGGCTATTTTCGCAATACACACGGTCATAGTCCGCTTCTATTTTCATAGCAATCTGAGATTCCGGCCAGGTTTCAGCCCAAAACATGGGCATGCGGGGTCTATTGCCTGGTTTGCAAAAACCCGCCCGTAAAATCATTCGGGCATGCCCCTGATCACCCTCATCCTCCTTCCGTTCATCGGCAGCCTGCTGGCGGCGGTGCTGCCGGCCAATGCGCGCAACACCGAATCCACGCTGGCGGGCCTGATCGCCCTGTTCTGCACGGTGCAGGCGGCGCTGTACTTTCCGCAGATCGCAGGCGGCGGCGTGCTGCGCCAGGAAATCGAATGGCTGCCGGCGCTCGGGCTCAACCTGGTGATCCGGCTGGACGGGTTTGCCTGGATGTTCTGCATGCTGGTGCTGGGCATCGGCTCGCTGGTGGTGCTGTATGCGCGCTACTACATGTCGCCCAGCGACCCGGTGCCGCGCTTTTTTGCGTTCTTTCTGGCCTTCATGGGCGCGATGGTCGGCATCGTGCTGTCGGGCAACATCATCCAGCTGGCTTTTTTCTGGGAACTGACCAGCCTTTTTTCCTTCCTGCTGATCGGCTACTGGCACCACCGCAAGGATGCGCGGCGCGGCGCCCGCATGGCGCTGACGGTGACCGGCAGCGGCGGGCTGTGCATGCTGGCCGGCATGCTGGTCATCGGCCACATCGTCGGCAGCTACGACCTGGACCGGGTTCTGGCCGCCGGGGAGCAGATTCGCGCGCATCCGCTGTACCTGACCTGCCTGGTGCTGGTGCTGCTGGGCGCGCTGACCAAGAGCGCGCAGTTTCCGTTTCATTTCTGGCTGCCGCATGCCATGGCGGCGCCCACGCCAGTGTCGGCCTATCTGCACTCGGCCACCATGGTCAAGGCCGGCGTGTTTTTGCTGGCCCGGATGTGGCCGGTGCTGGGCGGCACCGAGGCGTGGTTCTGGCTGGTCGGGGGCGCGGGCCTGTGCACGCTGCTGATCGGCGGCTACGCGGCGATGTTCCAGCATGACCTGAAGGGACTGCTCGCCTATTCGACGATTTCGCACCTGGGCTTGATCACGCTGCTGCTGGGCCTGAACAGCCCGCTGGCGGCGGTGGCGGCGGTGTTCCACATCATGAACCATGCGACCTTCAAGGCCTCGCTGTTCATGGCGGCCGGCATCCTGGACCACGAAAGCGGAACGCGCGACATCCGCCGGCTCTCTGGCCTGCGCACCATGATGCCGGTGACCGCCACGCTGGCCATGGTGGCCAGCGCGGCGATGGCCGGCGTGCCGCTGCTCAACGGCTTTTTGTCCAAGGAAATGTTCTTTGCCGAAACCGTCTTCATCCAGGCGACGCCGCTGATTTCCCTGCTGCTGCCGGTGGCCGCCACGCTGGCCGGCATGTTCAGCGTGGCCTATTCGCTGCGCTTCACGGTCGATGTGTTCTTCGGCCCGCCGGCCACCGACCTGCCCCGCCAGCCCCACGAACCGCCGCACTGGATGCGCGTGCCGGTCGAGCTGCTGGTGCTGGCCTGCCTGGTGGTCGGCATCTTCCCCGAGTGGACCGTGGGCCGCTTCCTCGATGCCGCAGCGCGTCCGGTGGTGGGCGGCGAGCTGCCCGAGTTCAGCCTGGCCGTCTGGCATGGCCTGAACACGCCTTTTTTGATGAGCATCGTGGCCATGCTGGGCGGCACCCTGATGTATTGGGTGCTGCGTCGCCAGCGCCTGCGGGGCCATGTCGATGCGCCGCCGCTGATGCACCGCATCAATGGCAAACGCCTGTTCGATGGCGCGCTGGCCCTGCTGACCCAGGCCGGGCGCAAGGGCCGGCGGCTGCTGGCCACGCGGCGCCTGCAGTGGCAGATGCTGTGGCTGGCATGCGCCGTGCTGGCGGCGGGCACGC
This DNA window, taken from Polaromonas hydrogenivorans, encodes the following:
- the dnaJ gene encoding molecular chaperone DnaJ codes for the protein MAKKDYYDTLGVPKNASDEDIKKAYRKLAMKHHPDRNQGDTSKVSEDKFKEAKEAYEMLSDAQKRAAYDQYGHAGVDPNRGGGPGAEGFGGFAEAFGDIFGDVFGGQRGGAQGGGGRQVYRGGDLSYAMEVTLEEAAAGKEAQIRIPSWDDCTTCHGSGAKPGTKVATCTTCHGHGVVQMRQGFFSVQQTCPQCKGSGKLIPSPCVACHGVGKTKNNKTLEVKIPAGIDDGMRIRSTGNGEPGTNGGPPGDLYIEIRLKKHDIFERDGDDLHCSMPISFTTAALGGEIEVPTLAGKAAIDIPEGTQAGKQFRLRGKGIKGVRSSYPGDLYCHITVETPVKLTEHQRKLLKELDESIKKGGAKHSPSEEGWTDKLKNFFGA
- a CDS encoding monovalent cation/H+ antiporter subunit A, with translation MPLITLILLPFIGSLLAAVLPANARNTESTLAGLIALFCTVQAALYFPQIAGGGVLRQEIEWLPALGLNLVIRLDGFAWMFCMLVLGIGSLVVLYARYYMSPSDPVPRFFAFFLAFMGAMVGIVLSGNIIQLAFFWELTSLFSFLLIGYWHHRKDARRGARMALTVTGSGGLCMLAGMLVIGHIVGSYDLDRVLAAGEQIRAHPLYLTCLVLVLLGALTKSAQFPFHFWLPHAMAAPTPVSAYLHSATMVKAGVFLLARMWPVLGGTEAWFWLVGGAGLCTLLIGGYAAMFQHDLKGLLAYSTISHLGLITLLLGLNSPLAAVAAVFHIMNHATFKASLFMAAGILDHESGTRDIRRLSGLRTMMPVTATLAMVASAAMAGVPLLNGFLSKEMFFAETVFIQATPLISLLLPVAATLAGMFSVAYSLRFTVDVFFGPPATDLPRQPHEPPHWMRVPVELLVLACLVVGIFPEWTVGRFLDAAARPVVGGELPEFSLAVWHGLNTPFLMSIVAMLGGTLMYWVLRRQRLRGHVDAPPLMHRINGKRLFDGALALLTQAGRKGRRLLATRRLQWQMLWLACAVLAAGTLPMWTRGLYVGDRASLPLSPAFALLWTVGAGCAVVAAWQAKYHRMAALALMGGAGLCTCITFLWFSAPDLALTQLVVETVTTVLILLGLRWLPKRHESLRLIGRAERRGTRLRRNRDLLLSVGAGTGMALLAWAMMSRPFPESTSTFFLERALSEGGGTNVVNVMLVDFRGFDTFGEIVVLGIVALTVYALLRRFRPALEAMDLPEQQRAMPPDLATDLLNPRLAPDTAVGYLMVPAVLARLLLPFAVMVALFIFMRGHNEPGGGFVAGLVLSVALLLQYIISGTHWVEAHMPLRLRRWIAMGLLTVLATGLASLAWGYPFLTSHTAHWVLPLIGEIHVPSAIFFDIGVFALVVGSTLMILTSIAHQSVRGHRHHARMAEDSPEALASSTQTGGL